One Pseudomonadota bacterium genomic window carries:
- the nrdD gene encoding anaerobic ribonucleoside-triphosphate reductase, which yields MPLNAKDKDQATRIVKQDATDIVLFVRTSEEDITGWNRTRIVDALLRETFVDKGTAEKISIDVEATIMSGAVKTVTGPLIRELVNAKLLELGLEHARRMHTRLGVPLYDVDQLLVHPNKENANVPHGPEATNLTLSEGIKKEYALLHVFSPEVADAHLNGDLHLHDLGFIDRPYCSGQSLEYIKKFGLNLPHALSMAGPAKHPEVLLAHMVKFAAALQSHFAGAIGWDAVNLFFAPYLEDLTDRQVRQLAQMLIFEFSQQAVARGGQAIFSDINIYWEVPRHFENVPAIGPGGKYTGKTYREYEAQAQRFAWALFGVFKEGDAAGRPFFFPKPLVHITEKFFKTEGHMDFLHHICEVASDKGNTYFVFDRGDTAKISECCRLSFKLEASDFEDAKEPWRMRYSALQNITINLPRLAYRAEGQETKLFSLLTEQIMLAVKGHEQKKKFIEKLLSHGETGPLSLLAMKCDGQSYLRMHRCSYLIGMVGLNELVKVHMGQEVHESDEAMKFGLKVIAHMNIMCRKMSEECGMKFVLEQTPAESTAYRFAKLDLSHYADQASNYVQGNKETDEVYYTNSTLFNVGQEMNPIDRVEREGLFHPLIEAGSITHVWLGEANPDKEALADFVINTFRHTQNDQIAFSPEFTTCLDCGKTARGLHGACTYCESSHVDGITRITGYFTKVSSWNKGKLGELKDRYRNAGRFGEKK from the coding sequence ATGCCTCTGAATGCCAAGGACAAAGACCAGGCTACCCGTATAGTAAAGCAGGATGCGACGGATATTGTTCTTTTCGTAAGAACTTCCGAAGAAGATATTACCGGATGGAATAGAACGCGCATAGTTGATGCTCTGTTGCGTGAAACATTCGTAGACAAGGGCACGGCAGAAAAAATAAGCATTGATGTTGAAGCGACTATTATGAGTGGCGCGGTGAAAACCGTCACCGGGCCTCTTATCCGTGAGCTGGTGAATGCGAAACTGTTGGAATTGGGCCTTGAACATGCGCGACGAATGCATACCAGGCTCGGCGTGCCTCTCTACGACGTGGATCAGCTGCTGGTTCATCCCAATAAGGAAAACGCTAATGTGCCCCATGGTCCTGAGGCAACAAACCTGACCCTGTCCGAGGGCATAAAAAAAGAATATGCCCTGCTGCATGTTTTCAGCCCCGAGGTTGCTGATGCGCATTTAAACGGTGATCTGCATTTGCATGATCTGGGCTTTATCGACAGACCATATTGCTCGGGGCAATCCCTGGAATATATTAAAAAGTTCGGGTTGAATCTTCCCCACGCATTGTCCATGGCTGGTCCTGCAAAACATCCGGAAGTGCTTCTTGCCCATATGGTCAAATTCGCCGCGGCCCTTCAGAGTCATTTTGCCGGGGCTATCGGCTGGGACGCAGTAAATCTTTTCTTTGCGCCCTATCTTGAAGATCTTACCGACCGCCAGGTGCGGCAGCTTGCGCAAATGCTCATTTTTGAATTTTCACAGCAGGCGGTTGCCCGTGGCGGGCAGGCGATTTTTTCAGATATCAACATCTACTGGGAAGTTCCCAGGCATTTTGAAAATGTGCCGGCCATCGGTCCGGGAGGTAAATATACCGGAAAGACATACCGGGAGTATGAAGCCCAGGCGCAACGGTTTGCCTGGGCCTTGTTTGGGGTTTTTAAGGAAGGAGATGCAGCCGGCCGGCCGTTTTTTTTCCCGAAACCCCTGGTCCATATTACTGAAAAGTTTTTCAAAACCGAAGGCCACATGGATTTTCTCCATCATATCTGTGAGGTGGCGTCTGATAAAGGAAACACCTATTTTGTCTTTGACCGAGGGGATACCGCTAAGATATCAGAGTGTTGTCGCCTGAGTTTCAAACTTGAAGCCTCGGATTTTGAAGATGCCAAAGAGCCTTGGCGCATGCGTTATTCAGCATTGCAGAATATCACGATCAATCTGCCCAGGTTGGCTTACCGGGCAGAAGGGCAAGAAACCAAGCTGTTTTCTCTTCTTACCGAACAGATCATGCTGGCCGTCAAAGGCCATGAGCAGAAAAAGAAATTTATTGAAAAACTCCTCTCCCATGGCGAGACCGGGCCACTATCCTTGCTGGCGATGAAATGCGACGGTCAGTCCTATCTCAGAATGCATCGCTGTTCCTATCTCATAGGTATGGTCGGCCTCAATGAGTTGGTTAAAGTTCATATGGGGCAAGAGGTACATGAGTCGGATGAAGCCATGAAGTTCGGACTTAAGGTCATTGCTCACATGAATATCATGTGCAGGAAGATGAGCGAAGAGTGCGGGATGAAATTTGTTCTGGAACAGACCCCGGCGGAGAGTACTGCCTATCGTTTCGCAAAGCTTGACCTGTCGCATTATGCGGATCAAGCCAGTAATTATGTGCAGGGAAACAAGGAAACGGATGAGGTGTATTATACCAATTCCACACTATTTAATGTCGGCCAGGAGATGAATCCCATTGATCGGGTTGAACGTGAAGGATTGTTTCACCCGCTGATTGAGGCCGGTTCGATTACCCATGTCTGGCTTGGCGAGGCCAACCCCGATAAGGAGGCACTGGCTGACTTTGTGATAAATACCTTCCGGCATACTCAAAACGATCAGATTGCATTTTCTCCGGAATTTACCACCTGTCTTGATTGCGGTAAAACGGCAAGAGGGTTGCATGGGGCCTGCACCTACTGTGAATCATCGCATGTGGACGGAATAACCAGGATTACGGGGTATTTCACCAAGGTGTCCAGTTGGAACAAGGGCAAGCTCGGTGAGTTGAAGGACCGGTATCGCAATGCCGGCAGATTCGGGGAAAAGAAGTAA
- a CDS encoding TusE/DsrC/DsvC family sulfur relay protein codes for MASIEHNGKAYEVDEDGFLTRGMEEWDGGWVDYVKGVEGISDMTDEHQKVIDTLQEYYKKNGIAPMVRILSKTTGFPLKRIYELFPSGPGKGACKMAGLPKPTGCV; via the coding sequence ATGGCTTCAATTGAACATAATGGCAAAGCCTACGAAGTAGATGAAGATGGATTCCTGACCAGAGGCATGGAAGAATGGGATGGCGGTTGGGTTGATTACGTAAAGGGTGTTGAAGGCATTTCCGATATGACCGATGAGCATCAGAAAGTTATTGATACTCTGCAGGAATACTACAAGAAAAACGGTATTGCTCCCATGGTTCGTATTCTTTCCAAAACCACTGGTTTCCCTCTGAAGAGAATTTACGAACTCTTCCCATCAGGACCGGGTAAAGGAGCTTGTAAGATGGCTGGCCTGCCCAAACCTACTGGGTGCGTATAA
- a CDS encoding anaerobic ribonucleoside-triphosphate reductase activating protein, translating into MIKGFLETSFIDWRGRVCAVLFMGGCNFRCPYCHNHPLVLESGSFEDFSLPIILTRLESLKKWLGGVCVSGGEPTLNPNLPGLLMELKQKGWAVKVDTNGSKPEMIAQLLEQGLVDSVSMDVKAPLDQEKYDRCAGTAVDLTAIKNSIEVIRESGIDHEFRMTVVPGYHTEKDVEQWISLFDSRSKLTLQNFNPQTTLLPEISKNKGFSPDIFSAFQAMLLKQIHRVAA; encoded by the coding sequence GTGATTAAGGGTTTTCTTGAAACATCATTTATAGATTGGCGAGGCAGGGTCTGTGCCGTGCTGTTTATGGGGGGCTGTAATTTTCGCTGTCCTTACTGCCATAATCACCCCCTGGTTTTAGAATCCGGATCCTTTGAAGATTTTTCCTTGCCTATTATCTTGACCCGTCTGGAATCATTGAAGAAATGGCTCGGAGGCGTATGTGTTTCAGGTGGTGAGCCAACCCTCAACCCCAACCTGCCGGGGTTGCTGATGGAGCTCAAGCAAAAAGGCTGGGCTGTGAAGGTCGACACCAACGGCAGCAAACCGGAAATGATTGCACAACTCCTTGAACAAGGGCTTGTCGATTCTGTTTCCATGGATGTCAAAGCCCCATTGGACCAGGAGAAATATGATCGTTGCGCCGGAACTGCGGTTGATCTCACCGCCATCAAGAACAGTATTGAGGTGATCAGGGAGAGTGGAATAGATCACGAATTCAGAATGACGGTAGTTCCTGGATATCACACTGAAAAGGATGTCGAGCAATGGATCAGCCTTTTTGACTCCAGATCAAAGTTGACCCTGCAAAATTTTAATCCGCAAACCACGTTGCTCCCAGAAATATCAAAGAATAAAGGATTTTCCCCGGACATTTTTTCCGCCTTTCAGGCGATGCTTTTAAAACAGATACATCGTGTGGCTGCATAA
- a CDS encoding acylphosphatase yields MNTKRIRAVVHGHVQGVFFRAYTQKEGLRLGLTGWTRNKPEGTVEVLMEGEDSAIDQMIQWLHVGSPMSLVTSVTISEEIPTGETGEFRIKY; encoded by the coding sequence ATGAACACCAAAAGAATCAGAGCGGTGGTACATGGACACGTGCAGGGAGTTTTTTTCAGGGCTTACACCCAGAAAGAAGGCCTGAGGCTTGGGCTTACTGGATGGACCCGAAACAAACCAGAAGGAACCGTTGAAGTTCTCATGGAAGGAGAAGACTCGGCAATAGACCAAATGATCCAATGGTTGCATGTTGGCTCACCAATGTCTCTGGTCACATCCGTCACGATTTCAGAAGAAATACCAACAGGCGAAACAGGCGAATTCAGGATTAAATATTAA